A stretch of Cucumis sativus cultivar 9930 chromosome 2, Cucumber_9930_V3, whole genome shotgun sequence DNA encodes these proteins:
- the LOC101222974 gene encoding auxin-induced protein X10A, with the protein MSPETSKSHKIRRIVRLRQMLQHWRKKARAAACTAPPSDVPAGHIAVCVGTGCRRFIVRTTFLNHPIFLKLLSQAEEEYGFETRGPLALPCDESVFEEVLRVVAHSELSNSSRTSNLKDLTRRCDEDVRSKNLEFLGESRPLLYGFSDNKSVC; encoded by the coding sequence ATGTCACCGGAGACCTCAAAAAGCCACAAGATCCGTCGCATTGTCCGCCTCCGTCAAATGCTTCAACACTGGCGCAAGAAAGCACGTGCAGCTGCTTGTACAGCACCGCCATCCGACGTTCCCGCCGGTCACATCGCCGTCTGCGTCGGCACCGGCTGTCGTCGATTCATCGTCCGCACAACCTTCCTTAACCATCCGATCTTCCTTAAGTTACTCTCACAAGCGGAAGAAGAATACGGCTTCGAAACCCGAGGTCCTCTGGCTCTTCCCTGTGACGAATCGGTCTTTGAAGAGGTTCTCCGAGTCGTCGCTCACTCTGAGTTGAGTAACTCATCGCGAACTTCCAATCTTAAGGATTTAACAAGGCGATGCGATGAAGATGTTAGAAGTAAAAACCTCGAGTTCTTAGGCGAATCGAGACCTTTACTCTATGGATTTTCCGATAATAAATCCGTTTGTTGA
- the LOC101210457 gene encoding auxin-responsive protein SAUR50 translates to MAILKGNKLPQSTVLKQILKRCSSLGKKSNNGAYDADEELPLDVPKGHFAVYVGENRSRFIVPISFLTHPEFQCLLRQAEEEFGFDHYMGLTIPCQEHVFRSLTSSMLR, encoded by the coding sequence ATGGCCATCCTCAAGGGAAACAAACTCCCACAATCTACCGTCCTCAAACAAATCCTCAAACGTTGCTCTAGCCTTGGCAAAAAGTCCAACAATGGCGCCTACGATGCCGATGAAGAACTCCCTCTTGATGTCCCCAAGGGCCACTTCGCCGTCTATGTCGGCGAGAACAGAAGTCGTTTCATCGTTCCGATCTCGTTCTTAACACACCCGGAATTCCAATGCTTACTTCGTCAAGCGGAAGAAGAATTTGGATTTGATCATTACATGGGGCTCACTATTCCTTGCCAAGAGCATGTCTTCAGATCCTTAACCTCCTCCATGCTTAGATGA
- the LOC101223207 gene encoding pentatricopeptide repeat-containing protein At5g04780, mitochondrial yields the protein MGFSFMHSNGVPIDTYALCSSLNGCSFVQNVVYGKQIHAFVGKSGWLCSVFVGSAIVDMYAKNSLIYDAVEVFDEMPMKNTVCANALLAGYGEARMWVEGLELLRKMQGLDLKYDQFTLSASLRACTGLSAIALGKQVHAYILRTVYDITSDVHLQSTLVEMYGKNGMVEKAWNVFKFAGLGRQEDGKRDIIMWTSMLSVYGRNGCYKRVIELYNQMLMEGIKPDRVAFVTVISACGHTGEVNLGVQYFDSMQSDFGLEPGQEHYSCLADLLCRAGELEKAWKLVNDIKSRDYNVSLWGALLRACLEQGNIKLGNLAARRALELDPQNTGILVMLSNLYAGFGLWNEIEHLRESVRKEGLYKDVACNKANNETVITILARLEDDVKTTKDHCQQRLYPRRGTDGLLVKAILYRFKLLRAFSALTEVFPSNIHKFHFTD from the exons ATGGGGTTCTCTTTCATGCATTCTAATGGGGTTCCTATTGACACGTATGCCCTTTGCAGCTCTTTGAATGGTTGTTCTTTTGTTCAGAATGTGGTGTATGGAAAACAAATTCACGCATTCGTGGGGAAATCAGGTTGGTTGTGTAGTGTTTTTGTTGGGAGTGCGATTGTTGATATGTATGCAAAAAATTCTTTGATTTATGATGCCGTTGaagtgtttgatgaaatgcccaTGAAGAATACTGTGTGCGCAAATGCATTGCTGGCTGGGTATGGCGAGGCTAGGATGTGGGTTGAAGGACTTGAATTGCTACGGAAGATGCAGGGTCTGGATTTGAAGTATGACCAGTTCACTCTGTCTGCTTCTTTACGAGCATGCACTGGTTTATCTGCAATTGCACTAGGTAAGCAAGTGCATGCTTATATACTGCGAACGGTTTATGATATTACAAGTGATGTTCATTTGCAAAGCACATTAGTTGAAATGTATGGGAAGAATGGGATGGTGGAAAAAGCATGGAATGTATTCAAGTTTGCAGGACTTGGACGCCAAGAAGATGGGAAAAGGGATATTATAATGTGGACTTCTATGCTTAGTGTATATGGTAGAAATGGGTGTTACAAAAGAGTAATTGAACTGTACAACCAGATGTTGATGGAAGGGATCAAACCAGATAGGGTGGCTTTTGTGACAGTCATATCAGCTTGTGGTCATACTGGCGAGGTGAATCTTGGAGTCCAGTATTTTGACTCCATGCAGAGTGATTTTGGGTTGGAACCTGGTCAAGAGCACTACAGTTGTTTGGCTGACTTGCTCTGTAGAGCTGGGGAATTGGAAAAGGCATGGAAGCTCGTAAATGATATCAAAAGTCGGGATTACAATGTTTCCCTGTGGGGAGCTTTACTCCGTGCTTGCTTGGAACAGGGAAATATTAAGTTGGGCAATTTGGCAGCTCGTAGGGCACTTGAATTGGATCCTCAGAATACTGGGATATTAGTTATGCTATCGAATCTATATGCTGGTTTTGGCTTGTGGAACGAGATAGAGCATTTGAGGGAATCTGTGAGAAAGGAAGGGCTGTATAAAGATGTTGCAT GCAACAAGGCAAATAATGAGACTGTTATAACAATTTTGGCTCGGTTAGAAGATGATgtgaaaacaacaaaagatcATTGCCAACAAAGATTATATCCCAGGCGAGGTACAG ATGGTCTCCTCGTCAAAGCTATACTTTATAGATTCAAGTTGCTTCGTGCATTCTCAGCCTTAACAGAGGTCTTCCCTTCCAACATCCACAAGTTTCACTTCACAGATTAA